From Salvelinus fontinalis isolate EN_2023a unplaced genomic scaffold, ASM2944872v1 scaffold_1033, whole genome shotgun sequence, a single genomic window includes:
- the LOC129848424 gene encoding meprin A subunit alpha-like, whose translation PLSFNKNATVPTITTAIPAFNEIIGQRLDFSAVDLLRLNRLYDCTNTHTLLDQCSFELINICGMIQGETDEADWVQTLSSAEEPDHTLAGHCRDAGYFMRFDTSKATVGKSALLESRILYPKRKEQCLQFFYKMVGPAGDRLFVWVRTDDGTGNVRSVKKVHTITGDGDDSWNVAHVTLKVKERFRYFFQGMVGSNSNAEGAILIDDITLTETTCPSGVWRIQNFTGLLAITPAGGRIRSKPFYSAEGYAYGISLYPKGRDGTYPDYVGVTFHLCSGENDGVMEWPVINRQATVTAMDQDPDAKLRMSATRSFTTDTTNPYWVKPTNTSGAEWDASSNCYRGSEYGWTTFLSHDQLHRRSFLKNDDLIIVADFDDLTHLVKMEVPVQPKSPSGDLPEEETPRQEKEMADIPKHRQARAVPSDPCSPDPCLNGGVCVVEKHGKATCRCATGQATYYAGETCEKQHIDGRILGVLIGGAAGTIVLTLAIFSVIRRVH comes from the exons CCATTGTCTTTCAACAAGAACGCCACCGTCCCTACCATCACCACAGCCATCCCAGCGTTCAATGAGATCATCGGACAGCGTCTGGACTTCAGCGCAGTAGACCTGCTCAGGCTGAACCGCCTGTACGACTGCA ccaatacacacactctcctggACCAGTGTTCCTTTGAGCTGATCAACATCTGTGGTATGATCCAGGGTGAGACTGACGAGGCAGACTGGGTCCAGACCCTGAGCAGCGCTGAGGAGCCAGACCACACACTGGCAGGCCACTGCAGAG ATGCAGGCTATTTCATGAGGTTTGACACATCTAAAGCGACAGTGGGGAAAAGCGCTCTTCTAGAGTCACGCATCCTCTACCCTAAGAGGAAGGAGCAGTGTCTGCAGTTCTTCTACAAGATGGTTGGGCCTGCTGGGGACAGGCTGTTTGTGTGGGTCAGAACAGACGATGGGACAGGAAATGTCCGCAGTGTCAAGAAGGTCCATACCATCACAG GTGATGGAGATGACTCCTGGAATGTAGCCCACGTGACCTTGAAGGTCAAAGAGAGGTTCCGCTACTTCTTCCAGGGTATGGTAGGGTCCAACAGCAATGCAGAGGGGGCCATCTTGATCGATGATATCACATTAACAGAAACCACCTGCCCCAGCGGCGTTTGGAGAATTCAGAACTTCACTGGCCTGCTCGCCATAACTCCAGCCGGAGGGCGCATCAGGAGCAAGCCGTTCTATAGCGCTGAGGGTTATGCTTACGGGATCAGCCTCTACCCCAAGGGAAGAGATGGCACATATCCTGACTATGTGGGTGTGACCTTCCATCTATGCAGCGGGGAGAATGACGGTGTGATGGAGTGGCCAGTGATCAACAGGCAGGCCACCGTCACTGCCATGGACCAGGACCCTGACGCTAAGCTGAGGATGTCTGCCACCAGAAGCTTCACCACCG ATACTACTAACCCATATTGGGTCAAGCCCACCAACACCAGTGGGGCGGAGTGGGACGCGAGCTCCAACTGCTACAGAGGATCTGAGTATGGATGGACTACGTTCCTCTCTCATGACCAGCTGCACAGGAGAAGCTTTCTCAAGAACGATGATCTCATCATTGTTGCCGACTTTGACG ATTTGACCCACCTGGTGAAGATGGAGGTCCCTGTCCAGCCAAAGAGTCCCAGTGGTGACCTCCCAGAGGAGGAGACCCCCAGACAGGAGAAGGAGATGGCTGACATTCCCAAACACAGACAGGCACGGGCCGTCCCTAGTGACCCGTGTAGCCCCGACCCCTGCCTCAACGGGGGAGTGTGTGTGGTTGAGAAACATGGGAAAGCCACGTGCAG GTGTGCCACTGGCCAGGCCACATACTATGCTGGTGAGACGTGTGAGAAGCAACATATCGATGGCCGCATTCTGGGCGTTCTGATTGGTGGAGCGGCAGGGACGATCGTTCTGACTCTGGCCATCTTCTCAGTCATCCGGAGAGTTCACTGA